A stretch of the Comamonas testosteroni TK102 genome encodes the following:
- the yidC gene encoding membrane protein insertase YidC has translation MNDIRRTILWVIFGFSMVLLWDKWQIHNGKKPTFFPSPQTVSAPAAADAKPADVSVPQPAAAASAGDVPGAANAAGQPAAAVTPRQDVTVGSDVMRLTFDSEGGTLKHSELLKYSDTADDKKLMQVFEENAKRVYLGQTGLIGGNFPTHKTPMTVMPGERELKDGQDSVQVRFESADQGGVKLVKTFTLKRGSYAVDVQHDVVNTGSTAVNPQLYMQLVRDGNKPEHESSFYSTFTGPAVYTDAKKYHKVEFKDIESGKAEVDKASPNGFVAMVQHYFASAWLLADGIQRDNFVRKVGDNLYAVGMITPVGTVEPGQTKTVSSRLFSGPQIEPMLEKLSPGLELVKDYGWLTILAKPLYWLLSELHKFIGNWGWSIVALVVLLKIAFYWLNAKAYSSMAKMKAINPRIQEMRERLKDKPQQMQQEMMRIYREEKVNPMGGCLPIIIQIPVFMALYWVLQSSVEIRNAPWIGWIHDLSVPDPFFILPLLMTLSSLLQTALNPAPPDPMQAKMMWIMPLMFSVMFFFFPSGLVLYWLTNNILSIAQQWIINKRMGVPPQFNLPKFGKAAEGK, from the coding sequence GCAGACGGTCAGTGCACCTGCTGCGGCCGATGCCAAGCCTGCCGATGTCAGCGTTCCCCAGCCCGCCGCAGCCGCTTCTGCCGGCGATGTGCCCGGTGCTGCCAATGCCGCAGGCCAGCCCGCAGCGGCCGTGACGCCCCGTCAGGACGTGACTGTGGGCAGCGATGTCATGCGTCTGACCTTCGACAGCGAAGGCGGCACGCTCAAGCATTCCGAGCTGCTCAAGTACTCCGACACCGCGGATGACAAGAAGCTCATGCAGGTGTTCGAGGAAAACGCCAAGCGCGTCTACCTGGGACAGACCGGCCTGATCGGCGGCAACTTCCCCACGCACAAGACTCCCATGACCGTGATGCCCGGCGAGCGCGAGCTCAAGGACGGTCAGGACAGCGTGCAAGTGCGCTTCGAGTCCGCCGACCAGGGTGGCGTGAAGCTGGTCAAGACCTTCACGCTCAAGCGCGGCTCCTATGCCGTCGATGTGCAGCACGATGTGGTCAACACCGGCTCGACCGCCGTGAACCCCCAGCTGTACATGCAGCTGGTGCGCGACGGCAACAAGCCCGAGCATGAGTCCAGCTTCTATTCCACCTTCACCGGTCCCGCCGTCTATACCGACGCCAAGAAGTACCACAAGGTCGAGTTCAAGGACATCGAAAGCGGCAAGGCCGAGGTCGACAAGGCCTCTCCCAATGGCTTTGTGGCCATGGTGCAGCATTACTTCGCCAGCGCCTGGCTGCTGGCCGACGGCATCCAGCGCGACAACTTCGTGCGCAAGGTGGGCGACAACCTCTATGCCGTGGGCATGATCACGCCCGTGGGCACGGTGGAACCCGGCCAGACCAAGACCGTGAGCTCGCGCCTGTTCTCCGGCCCTCAGATCGAGCCCATGCTGGAAAAGCTCTCGCCCGGTCTGGAACTGGTCAAGGACTATGGCTGGCTGACGATTCTGGCCAAGCCGCTGTACTGGCTGCTGTCCGAGCTGCACAAGTTCATCGGCAACTGGGGCTGGTCCATCGTGGCCCTGGTGGTGCTGCTGAAGATCGCCTTCTACTGGCTCAACGCCAAGGCCTACTCCTCGATGGCCAAGATGAAGGCCATCAACCCCCGCATTCAGGAAATGCGCGAGCGTCTGAAGGACAAGCCCCAGCAGATGCAGCAGGAGATGATGCGCATCTACCGCGAGGAGAAGGTCAACCCCATGGGCGGCTGCCTGCCCATCATCATCCAGATCCCTGTCTTCATGGCTCTGTACTGGGTGCTGCAGTCCAGCGTGGAAATTCGCAACGCGCCCTGGATCGGCTGGATTCACGACCTTTCGGTGCCGGATCCCTTCTTCATCCTGCCGCTGCTGATGACTCTGTCCTCGCTGCTGCAGACCGCCCTGAACCCCGCTCCTCCTGACCCCATGCAGGCCAAGATGATGTGGATCATGCCGCTGATGTTCAGCGTGATGTTCTTCTTCTTCCCCTCGGGTCTGGTGCTGTACTGGCTGACGAACAACATTCTGTCGATCGCTCAGCAGTGGATCATCAACAAGCGCATGGGCGTGCCGCCCCAGTTCAACCTGCCCAAGTTCGGCAAGGCTGCCGAAGGCAAGTAA